In the genome of Colwellia sp. PAMC 21821, the window TTAGAACTAATTTTATTTACTGATAGCTGATAGCTTAGAACTAATTTCATTTACTGATAGCTGACAGCTTAAAACTAATTTCATTTACTGATAGCTTATAGCTTAGAACTAATTTCATTTACTGACAGCTTTAAACTTTAAACTTATTCTTAAACTTATTCTTAAAGAGATTCTTATGACTCAAGATGACATGAAAAAAGCGGCGGCAATAAAAGCCCTCGACTATATCAAAGCAGATACTATTGTTGGTGTTGGTACTGGTTCAACGGTAAATCACTTTATTGACGCCCTTGCTACGATCAAAGATAAAATTATTGGTGCGGTTTCAAGCTCTGATGGTTCAACCGAACGTTTAAAATCTCACGGTATTGAAGTGTTCGACCTTAATAATGTTGACGGTATTGATGTATATGTTGATGGCGCCGATGAGATAAATCCTCATATGCATATGATAAAAGGTGGTGGTGCTGCCCTTACTCGCGAGAAAATTGTTGCTGCCGTAGCCAAAACCTTTGTTTGTATTGCTGATGATACTAAACAAGTACCTATGTTAGGACGTTTCCCATTGCCGGTTGAAGTAATACCTATGGCGCGTAGTTATGTGGCTAGAGAACTGGTGAAACTAGGTGGTGATCCTTCATACCGACTAGGCGTTGTTACCGACAATGGTAATGTTATTCTTGATGTGCATAATTTAGAAATACTCGACCCTAAAGCACTAGAAAATAGCATTAATGCTATTGCAGGAGTTGTTACTAATGGCTTGTTCGCTAATCGTCCAGCAGATGTATTAATTATCGGCACTGCTGAAGGTGCAAAAATAGTAAAATAACACTTTAGAGTTTATACCCTATATGGTAGTTTAGGTATCTAGCCATCTAAACTTATATTAATAAGTAAATGTTTGATCGAGAGAAGATAAACTATCATGAGCAACAATTCACTAGCTAAAGACAAAATCAAGATACTACTTCTAGAGGGTGTTCATCAAAGTGCCCTTGAAGAGCTTAAAAATAAAGGCTATTCAAATATAGAGTATCTAAAAACCTCACTTTCAGAAGCAGAGCTAATTAAAAAAATTGCCGATGTGCATTTTATTGGTATTCGCTCTCGTACTGACTTGAATAAGAAAGTTTTAAGCCACGCTAAAAAGCTTGTTGCTATTGGTTGCTTCTGTATTGGCACCAACCAAGTAGATAAAGCTGCAGCACAATCTTTAGGTATTCCGGTGTTTAACGCGCCGTTCTCAAATACCCGTTCAGTCGCTGAATTAGTGTTGGGCGAAACCTTACTATTATTACGTGGTATTCCTGAAAAAAGTGCTCAGGCACACCGTGGTGTTTGGAATAAATCTGCCGCTGGTTCAGTTGAAGCCAGAGGCAAGACCTTAGGTATTATTGGTTACGGCCATATTGGTATGCAACTTGGCATATTAGCTGAAACTTTAGGTATGAGAGTTCGATTTTTCGATATTGAAACTAAATTGCCTTTAGGTAACGCTAGCCAAGCGCCAACCATGACCGCATTGTTGAAAGAAGCTGATGTTATTAGCTTACACGTGCCTGAAACCCCTCAAACGAAAAATATGATGGGTGCTGCCGAATTTGAAGTAATGAAAGACGGCGTGATCTTTATTAATGCTTCACGCGGCACCGTTGTTGATATTGATGCCTTAGCAGAAGCCTTAAGCAATAAAAAAGTTGCTGGTGCGGCTATCGATGTATTTCCAATTGAGCCGAAAAGTAACGATGAAGAATTTGTTAATCCTTTACGTGCCTTTGACAACGTTATTTTAACGCCTCATATTGGTGGTAGTACTAAAGAAGCACAAGAAAACATTGGCCTTGAAGTAGCAAGTAAACTTGCCAAGTATTCAGACAATGGCTCAACGTTATCTGCGGTGAACTTCCCTGAAGTATCACTACCTGGCCATATCGGCACTAGCCGTTTATTACATATTCATCGTAATCAACCTGGTGTTTTAACACAAATTAACCAAATGTTTGCCAAGCATAACATCAACATTGCTGCACAATATTTACAAACGGCCGATCAAATTGGTTATGTGGTTATTGATATTGAAGTTGAAAGTCGTGAACTCGCGTTAAAAGAGCTAAAACAAATTGACGCTACTATTCGCGTTAGATTGTTAAACTAGTTTAAAGAAGTATCTAAAGCTGGCAGTTTATAAGAAAGATATAGCCAAAGAGATAGCTTTCAGTTTTGAGCTGTCAGCTAAAAACCAAATCAAACCAAGTTTGCCGTTTGAACTAAGCACTTTTTAGTGCTTTTTCTTTTGAACGTACTGACAGCTTAAAACTAAGTACTTTTTTAGTGTTTTTTAGTATTTTTTAGTGCTTTTTCTTTTGAACGTACTGACAGCTGACAGCTTTAAACTTAAAACTATCTTTTATCAGTTTTAATGTTAAAACTTAAAGATCAAAAACATACAAGCCCAAGCGGCTATACCTGCGACAATATCGTCTATCATAATACCAAAACCACCATGACAATTTTTGTCTAAATAAGAAATGGGCCAAGGTTTTAGAATATCGAAAAATCTGAATAATGCAAAACCGACAAGTACTGTTTGCCATGTAATTGGCATTAAGAACATGGTGATCAGAAAACCAACAAATTCATCCCATACTATTGCACCATGATCAGGTACCCCAGCATCTTTTGCCGCTTTATCACAAATGTAGATACCAGCAATACTCATCAATACCAATACCGCTAGATAAAGGATATTACTGAGTGGTGCGAATAATAACAATAATGGGATGGCGGCTAAGGTACCAAAGGTGCCAGGCGCTTTAGGCGCTAAGCCACTACCAAAACCTAGTGCCAAAAAATGAATGGGATTTGCCAGTCGAAAGTTAGCTGTAGATTTTTTCATGATTAATCTTTTCTATTAGAAAAATGTTCGAAACTTTTAGCATGAATAGCGACAGGCTTACTGTGATATGTTGTGGTTATTTTTTCACTGCGGTTAATCTGCCCAATACACGTAATGGTGTTTGTCGTATTGGCTAAAGACGTTTCCATACCGACTTTATTATCTTCAGATACCGTGAATAACAATTCGTAGTCATCGCCACCCGCTAAGGTCATTTCAAAGGCTTTCTCTAAGCCTACAGTATCTCGCAAAGCATTAGAAATTGGCAGATCATCTAGCACGATATTAGCGCCGACTTTAGAAGCCGTACAAATATGCCCTAAATCTGCAATTAAGCCGTCAGATAGGTCGATTGCCGAACTTGCATACCCGCGGAGTGCTTGTCCAGCTAAGATTCTTGGTGTTGGAAAGTCTAAACTACGTTGAACGCTTTCTCTATATTCTGGAGCTATGTCCACTTCTTTAAAGATATGTTTCAGCGCTAATGCAGCATCACCTATTTCACCGGTAACATAAATCCAATCACCAGCCTTCGCGCCTGAACGCTTAAGATGCTTACCTACAGGCACTAAACCTTGAGCAGTAACTGTAATACTTAAAGGCCCTTGCGTTGTATCGCCACCAATTAATTGCACGTTATAAAACTCGCACAAATCAAAGGCACCACGACAAAACTCTTCGACCCATTTTAAATCGACTTCTGGCAAGGTAATCGCCAAAGAAATCCAGGTTGGCTCTGCCCCCATAGCTGCTAGGTCGGATAAATTCACCGCAATTGATTTATGGCCAATTGCGCGTGCGCTGGTTTCATGAGGAAAATGAACGCCAGCAACTAGGGTATCTGTGGTTATTGCAATATTTTGACGCTCGGAAGGGCTGACTATAGCGCAGTCATCTCCAATACCAAGCACAACATCCTTGCGTTTAATCGCCTGCTCACTAAAGAAGCGCTTGATCAATTCAAACTCTTTCATATTACAACCAAATTCTGACTATTCGTTCGGACGAACAAGCTTAACCACTTTGTCTAAAACACCGTTGACGAACTTATGGCTATCATCGGCACCGAACGATTTGGCTAACTCGATGGCTTCGTTAATGATAACGCGATAAGGCACGTCTTGAGATTCAATTAGTTCAAATACCGCAACGCGAAGGATCGCTTTTTCAACGTGGTCAACATCTTTAAGTGGTCGAGCAACATGCGGAGATATTTTCTCATCAATGCTGCTAACCTGTGCTGAAACACCGCGAAATAATTCCTGAAAATAAGGAATATCAAAACGACGTGCACTATTTTCAGTCAAAAAATTCAGCTCAATTTCAGCAATATTGTTTTGACTTAATTGCCAAGAGTAAACAGCTTGTACTGCTAACTCTCTGGCTTTTCTTCTAGGTGATGGTTTCACAAAATTTTCCTGTTATAACTTATCGAGCACGTTAACCATTTCTAAAGCACTTAATGCTGCTTCAGCGCCTTTATTGCCCACTTTAAGGCCGGCACGGTCAATCGCTTGCTCAATAGTGTCGGTGGTGATAACACCAAATGCCACTGGTAAAGTATATTCCATTGCCACTTGTGCTAAGCCTTTATTACATTCGCCAGCAACAAAATCAAAATGAGGCGTTCCACCACGAATAACGGCGCCAATAGCAATAATGCCATCGTATCCACCTTTCGCAGCAATTTTCTTCGCAGCAACTGGCAACTCGTAAGCACCAGGAACACGTATCACTGTAATGTCGCTATCGGCAACATTACCATGGCGTTTAAGCGCGTCTACTGCACCTTCAAGTAAACTTTCAACAACAAAACTATTAAAACGAGAGACAACAATTGCGAATTTCTTACCGGTTGCATCAAAGTTAGCTTCTATGACATTCATTTCAAAATCACCTACTGATAAAAATTGCCGCAATTCTAGCAAATTGCACGCCACTGAGGAACTCGTTTTAACAAATTTATCTGAAATTAGACTCCAAAAGTCGATATTTAACATTTATTGTCGATTGCAAACAGGCTGAGCCTTAGCCCATCAGCACAAATACAAACATAAACCGACGGCATAAATGACGACCTACAATGACAAGCGCCAAACTTTCGCATGGAGCCTACAGGCCCTTTATAGGTTGGCCTTTAGCCCATCAAGGTAAATAAAAACATAAACCGCCGGCATAAATACCGACCTACAACGACAGCACCAAACTTTCGCGTGGAGCCTACAGGCCTTTTGTAGGTTGGGCTTTAGCCCATCAAGGTAAATGAAAACATAACAGACGGCATAAATGACGACCTACAATTACAAGCACCAAACTTTCATCTGGAGCCTACAGGCCCTTTGTAGGTTGGGCTTTAGCCCATCACGGTAAATAAAAACATAAACCGACGGCATAAATGCCGACCTACAATTACAATCACCAAACTTTCATCTGGAGCCTACAGGCCCTTTGTAGGTTGGGCTTTAGCCCATCAAGGTAAATAAAAACATAAACCGACGGCATAAATGACGACCTACAAATAAATTGAATTCCAAAAAGGATAATCGCCAATATTATTAACCAACCCCTTTCTTAATGGATTAGCAACAATGTACCTAGCTAATTTTTTTCTGTTGTCATCAACTCTCAGGGCGTGATCGTAAAATGATGGCTGCCATAATTTATCTTGCTTTTCGCGTTTTTTATTAATGATGAAGCTACTACTTCCTTTAAGCGCACCAACAATTTTCGGTAATGTTGAACCTTTGATATTTAATCGTAACAAACCATGAAAATGATCAGGCATTAAAACCCAACTGATCCAAGTGCAATTGTACTTAGTTTCATTAGTGTTTATTTGACGAGAAAATATACAAGCTAAATTAAAATCTGAAAAGTGTGGTATTTTATTATGGGTATTAAAAGTAACAAAGTATTCACCATGTTCCTGAGTATATCGACCTTTACGTAAATCACTCCATGACATAAAACCTCCTTAATGTTCATTTTCCTGTGGGATAAAGTAGAGTCATCATATTAAGTTAGTACCATTAGAAGTATTTGTCGCCTCATTTGACGGCATAAATGCCGACCTACAAAACAAACATCAAACTCTACTGTTGATCTTGCAGGCCCTTTGTAGGTTGGGCTTTAGCCCATCAAGGTAAATATAAACATAAACCGACGGCATAAATGCCGACCTACAATGACAGCACCAAACTTTCGCGTGGAGCCTACAGGCCTTTTGTAGGTTGGGCTTTAGCCCATCAAGGTAAATACAAACATAAACCGACGGCATAAATACCGACCTACAATGACAAGCACCAAACTTTCGCGTGGAGCCTACAGGCCCTTTGTAGGTTGGGCTTTAGCCCATCAAGGTAAATATAAACGTAAACCGACGGCATAAATGCCGACCTACAATGACAAGCACCAAACTTTCGCGTGGAGCCTACAGGCCCTTTGTAGGTTGGGCTTTAGCCCATCAAGGTAAATATAAACGTAAACCGACGGCATAAATGCCGACCTACAAAACAAACATCAAATTCTACTGCGGAGCTTCCTAGTCTTTTGTAGGTTGGGCTTTAGCCCATCAAGGTAAATAAAAACATAAAACGACGGCATAAATGCCGACCTACAATTACAATCACCAAACTTTCATCTGGAGCCTACAGGCCCTTTGTAGGTTGGGCTTTAGCCCATCAAGGTAAATACAAACATAAACCGACGGCATAAATGCCGACCTACAAAAAGATTGATGGCTTTTAGTAAATATCAAACTAATGTATTTGCTCATGGCACATTAAGCGCCATTTTTGTATCATAGGGTTCTCTGGCTTTTACGCGTATATTTACTTAAAATTTTATGACTATTTATTTTTCTTCCAATAAAATACCGGCTCTGCATGAATTTAGCTTACATCAACGGCAAGCTATTTTAACTCTGGCACAAGCTAAGCTTTCTGCGCCTGAAAAATTTATATTGAATATTATTAAGTTAATGCTGCTGTTACCGCCATTTCTGTTTATCGCTAATTTACAAGGCTTTGCCTTGGCAGCCTCTGTAGCGGTGGTGTTGATTGCCTATTTCGTGCTGTTAAGACCTATCATGTTGTACTTTTCAGAAAAACATCTTGATAAAGCGATTGCCCAATACAAAAAAAGCGAACATTAGTTCGCTTTTTTATTCCTACTTAATTAATCAAATTGCTATAAGGCTACATTCCTTCTAGCTCTTCTAGGTAGGCGTCAATATTCTCTTCTTCAGCTTTGTTCACTTCGATCGGTGGATTACCGTCATAAACCTTGTACTGCATATTTTGAAAGTAGGCATTTTTCACAAATTCGTAAGGGTCAATGGCATCCCTTAAAATAGCTTCTTGATCAGCAAACGATGCTCTCGCTTCTAAGCCTATTATGCCTGCACGTAATATATTAGGCCAAAAATCGATCACCGCAAGTGGCCAATAATAACTGTCTACAAAATCGCCGACTTCTTCACGCACTGATGAAGGACCAAGTGCAGGAATAACTAAGAAAGGGCCATCCCCAACACCATAACTACCAA includes:
- the rpiA gene encoding ribose-5-phosphate isomerase RpiA gives rise to the protein MTQDDMKKAAAIKALDYIKADTIVGVGTGSTVNHFIDALATIKDKIIGAVSSSDGSTERLKSHGIEVFDLNNVDGIDVYVDGADEINPHMHMIKGGGAALTREKIVAAVAKTFVCIADDTKQVPMLGRFPLPVEVIPMARSYVARELVKLGGDPSYRLGVVTDNGNVILDVHNLEILDPKALENSINAIAGVVTNGLFANRPADVLIIGTAEGAKIVK
- the serA gene encoding phosphoglycerate dehydrogenase, with translation MSNNSLAKDKIKILLLEGVHQSALEELKNKGYSNIEYLKTSLSEAELIKKIADVHFIGIRSRTDLNKKVLSHAKKLVAIGCFCIGTNQVDKAAAQSLGIPVFNAPFSNTRSVAELVLGETLLLLRGIPEKSAQAHRGVWNKSAAGSVEARGKTLGIIGYGHIGMQLGILAETLGMRVRFFDIETKLPLGNASQAPTMTALLKEADVISLHVPETPQTKNMMGAAEFEVMKDGVIFINASRGTVVDIDALAEALSNKKVAGAAIDVFPIEPKSNDEEFVNPLRAFDNVILTPHIGGSTKEAQENIGLEVASKLAKYSDNGSTLSAVNFPEVSLPGHIGTSRLLHIHRNQPGVLTQINQMFAKHNINIAAQYLQTADQIGYVVIDIEVESRELALKELKQIDATIRVRLLN
- a CDS encoding phosphatidylglycerophosphatase A; the protein is MKKSTANFRLANPIHFLALGFGSGLAPKAPGTFGTLAAIPLLLLFAPLSNILYLAVLVLMSIAGIYICDKAAKDAGVPDHGAIVWDEFVGFLITMFLMPITWQTVLVGFALFRFFDILKPWPISYLDKNCHGGFGIMIDDIVAGIAAWACMFLIFKF
- the thiL gene encoding thiamine-phosphate kinase, which codes for MKEFELIKRFFSEQAIKRKDVVLGIGDDCAIVSPSERQNIAITTDTLVAGVHFPHETSARAIGHKSIAVNLSDLAAMGAEPTWISLAITLPEVDLKWVEEFCRGAFDLCEFYNVQLIGGDTTQGPLSITVTAQGLVPVGKHLKRSGAKAGDWIYVTGEIGDAALALKHIFKEVDIAPEYRESVQRSLDFPTPRILAGQALRGYASSAIDLSDGLIADLGHICTASKVGANIVLDDLPISNALRDTVGLEKAFEMTLAGGDDYELLFTVSEDNKVGMETSLANTTNTITCIGQINRSEKITTTYHSKPVAIHAKSFEHFSNRKD
- the nusB gene encoding transcription antitermination factor NusB; this encodes MKPSPRRKARELAVQAVYSWQLSQNNIAEIELNFLTENSARRFDIPYFQELFRGVSAQVSSIDEKISPHVARPLKDVDHVEKAILRVAVFELIESQDVPYRVIINEAIELAKSFGADDSHKFVNGVLDKVVKLVRPNE
- the ribE gene encoding 6,7-dimethyl-8-ribityllumazine synthase, with amino-acid sequence MNVIEANFDATGKKFAIVVSRFNSFVVESLLEGAVDALKRHGNVADSDITVIRVPGAYELPVAAKKIAAKGGYDGIIAIGAVIRGGTPHFDFVAGECNKGLAQVAMEYTLPVAFGVITTDTIEQAIDRAGLKVGNKGAEAALSALEMVNVLDKL
- a CDS encoding transposase; this encodes MSWSDLRKGRYTQEHGEYFVTFNTHNKIPHFSDFNLACIFSRQINTNETKYNCTWISWVLMPDHFHGLLRLNIKGSTLPKIVGALKGSSSFIINKKREKQDKLWQPSFYDHALRVDDNRKKLARYIVANPLRKGLVNNIGDYPFWNSIYL
- a CDS encoding DUF6170 family protein; this translates as MTIYFSSNKIPALHEFSLHQRQAILTLAQAKLSAPEKFILNIIKLMLLLPPFLFIANLQGFALAASVAVVLIAYFVLLRPIMLYFSEKHLDKAIAQYKKSEH